The genomic region CTGCGGGTCGGCGTTCTCAGGCAGCCTCGAACACCCGGCTGACGATCACCGCATCCGGGTTCGGTTGCTCGTAGGCAAACATCGCGCCCTGGCCTTTCCGCAATGAATGCATCGCTTCCATCCCTTTCAACGTCCGGTAGGCAGACGTCCGATTTTTGAACGTCCCCTTCGGTCCCAGGATTCGTTTCAACCGGCCATGATCTCCCTCGAGAACGTTGTTCAGGTATTTCACCTGACGGTGCTCCACCGTCTGAGGGCAGATTCCCTCCGCCTTCAGCTCGGATATTGCCTTGGCCAGAGCTGGTGCCTTGTCGGTGTTGATGACCCGCGGGGACCCGGCTGTCGTATTCGATCGCAGCGTCTTGGCCAGGAAACGCTTGGCCGCAGCCACATTCCGTTTTGGTGAGAGGTAGAAGTCTAAGGTCTGCCCACCGGCGGTAATAGCCCGGTAGAGATAGCACCACCTGCCGCCGACCCGGATATAGGTCTCATCCACCCGCCAGGACCGGGCCTGCCAGTCGGGTACCTGCCGGTA from Corynebacterium genitalium ATCC 33030 harbors:
- a CDS encoding IS6 family transposase, which translates into the protein MGIFSGRHFPRDIILWAVRWYCRYGVSYRDLEEMMTERGVPVDHTTIYRWVQKYAPELDKQTRWYRQVPDWQARSWRVDETYIRVGGRWCYLYRAITAGGQTLDFYLSPKRNVAAAKRFLAKTLRSNTTAGSPRVINTDKAPALAKAISELKAEGICPQTVEHRQVKYLNNVLEGDHGRLKRILGPKGTFKNRTSAYRTLKGMEAMHSLRKGQGAMFAYEQPNPDAVIVSRVFEAA